Proteins from one Pseudomonas bijieensis genomic window:
- a CDS encoding carboxymuconolactone decarboxylase family protein, which translates to MTDTPKTGLDMRRQVMGDAFVDRALGNATEFTQPLQDFVNEHAWGSVWSREGLPLKTRSLITLAALTALKCPQELKGHVRGALNNGCTVEEIREALLHCAVYAGVPAAIDAFRAAQEVIDSYQKSE; encoded by the coding sequence ATGACCGACACTCCAAAGACCGGCCTGGACATGCGTCGCCAGGTCATGGGCGACGCGTTCGTCGACCGCGCCCTGGGCAACGCCACCGAATTCACCCAACCGTTGCAGGACTTCGTCAACGAACATGCCTGGGGCAGCGTCTGGAGCCGCGAAGGCCTGCCGCTGAAGACCCGCAGCCTGATCACCCTGGCCGCCCTCACCGCCCTCAAATGCCCGCAGGAATTGAAAGGCCACGTACGTGGCGCGCTGAACAATGGCTGCACGGTGGAAGAGATTCGCGAGGCGTTGCTGCATTGCGCGGTGTATGCGGGCGTGCCGGCGGCAATCGATGCGTTTCGGGCGGCGCAGGAAGTGATCGATAGTTATCAGAAATCTGAGTGA
- a CDS encoding MFS transporter produces the protein MQATKPTHVRYLILLMLFLVTTINYADRATIAIAGSSLQKDLGIDAVTLGYIFSAFGWAYVAGQIPGGWLLDRFGSKKIYALSIFTWSLFTVLQGYVGEFGMSTAVVALFMLRFLVGLAEAPSFPGNARIVAAWFPTAERGTASAIFNSAQYFATVLFAPLMGWIVYRFGWQHVFIVMGVIGIVFSLIWLKVIYSPRQHPMINEAEFNHIAANGAMVDMDQDKGKEKKADGPKWDYIRQLLTNRMMLGVYLGQYCINGITYFFLTWFPVYLVQERGMTILKAGFIASLPAICGFIGGVLGGVISDYLLRKGHSLTFARKTPIIAGLLVSSSIVACNYVDIEWMVVGFMALAFFGKGVGALGWAVVSDTSPKQIAGLSGGLFNTFGNLASITTPIVIGYIISATGSFKWALVFVGCNALVAVFSYLVIVGPIKRVVLKEPTAKDADISSLSEAKS, from the coding sequence ATGCAAGCGACCAAGCCGACTCACGTCCGCTATTTGATCCTGCTCATGCTGTTCCTGGTGACGACGATCAACTATGCCGACCGTGCCACCATCGCCATCGCAGGCTCCAGCCTGCAAAAAGACCTCGGCATCGACGCCGTCACCCTCGGTTATATCTTCTCCGCTTTCGGCTGGGCCTACGTGGCCGGGCAGATTCCCGGCGGCTGGCTGCTCGACCGTTTCGGGTCGAAAAAAATCTATGCCTTGAGCATTTTCACCTGGTCGCTGTTCACCGTGCTGCAAGGCTATGTCGGTGAATTCGGCATGTCCACGGCTGTGGTTGCGCTGTTCATGCTGCGCTTCCTGGTAGGGCTGGCCGAAGCGCCGTCCTTCCCCGGCAACGCACGGATCGTCGCCGCCTGGTTCCCTACCGCAGAACGCGGCACCGCCTCGGCGATCTTCAACTCGGCGCAGTATTTCGCCACCGTGTTGTTCGCACCGCTGATGGGCTGGATCGTCTACCGCTTCGGCTGGCAGCACGTGTTCATCGTGATGGGTGTGATCGGCATCGTGTTCTCGCTGATCTGGCTGAAGGTGATCTACAGCCCGCGTCAGCATCCGATGATCAACGAGGCCGAGTTCAATCACATCGCTGCCAATGGTGCGATGGTCGATATGGACCAGGACAAGGGCAAGGAAAAGAAAGCCGACGGTCCGAAGTGGGATTACATCCGCCAACTGCTGACCAACCGCATGATGCTCGGCGTGTACCTGGGCCAATACTGCATCAACGGTATCACCTACTTCTTCCTGACCTGGTTCCCGGTGTACCTGGTGCAGGAACGTGGCATGACCATCCTCAAGGCCGGTTTCATTGCGTCCTTGCCGGCGATCTGCGGTTTCATCGGCGGCGTGCTGGGCGGGGTGATTTCCGATTACCTGCTGCGCAAGGGCCACTCGCTGACCTTCGCCCGCAAGACGCCGATCATCGCCGGCCTGCTGGTGTCCAGCAGCATCGTGGCGTGCAACTACGTCGACATCGAATGGATGGTAGTGGGCTTCATGGCCCTGGCCTTCTTCGGTAAAGGCGTCGGCGCACTGGGCTGGGCCGTGGTCTCCGATACGTCGCCAAAACAGATCGCTGGCCTGAGCGGTGGCCTGTTCAACACCTTCGGCAACCTGGCATCGATCACGACGCCAATCGTCATCGGCTACATCATCAGCGCCACCGGTTCGTTCAAGTGGGCACTGGTGTTCGTTGGTTGCAACGCGCTGGTGGCGGTGTTCAGCTACCTGGTCATCGTTGGGCCGATCAAGCGTGTCGTGCTCAAGGAACCCACGGCCAAGGATGCCGACATCTCCAGCCTGTCTGAAGCTAAATCCTGA
- a CDS encoding FadR/GntR family transcriptional regulator — protein sequence MENPIDVPRLPRKRRSLAQELVTVLTEQIRDGLLKRGDKLPTESAIMEAHGVSRTVVREAISRLQAAGQVETRHGIGTFVLDTPSPSGFRIDPATVVTLRDVLAILELRISLEVESAGLAAQRRSDEQLATMRAALDALKESAAHASDAVASDFAFHLEIALSTGNRYFTDIMTHLGTSIIPRTRLNSARLAHDDHQHYMDRLSREHEEIYEAIARQDSDAARAAMRLHLTNSRERLRQAHEEAQAQG from the coding sequence ATGGAAAACCCGATCGACGTACCACGCCTTCCCCGCAAACGCCGCAGCCTGGCGCAGGAGCTGGTGACGGTGCTGACCGAGCAGATTCGCGACGGTCTGCTCAAGCGTGGCGATAAATTGCCCACCGAGTCGGCGATCATGGAAGCCCATGGCGTCAGCCGCACCGTGGTGCGCGAGGCGATTTCCCGGTTGCAGGCGGCCGGCCAGGTGGAAACCCGCCACGGCATCGGCACCTTCGTGCTGGACACCCCGAGCCCGAGCGGTTTCCGCATCGACCCGGCCACGGTGGTCACCTTGCGGGACGTGCTGGCGATCCTGGAGTTGCGCATCAGCCTGGAAGTGGAGTCCGCTGGGCTGGCGGCGCAGCGCCGTAGCGATGAGCAACTGGCGACGATGCGCGCCGCCCTCGATGCCTTGAAGGAAAGCGCCGCCCATGCCAGCGATGCGGTGGCTTCGGACTTCGCCTTCCACCTGGAAATCGCCCTGTCCACCGGCAACCGTTATTTCACCGACATCATGACCCACCTGGGCACCAGCATCATCCCGCGCACCCGGCTGAACTCGGCGCGCCTGGCCCACGATGACCACCAGCACTACATGGATCGCCTGAGCCGCGAGCACGAGGAAATCTACGAAGCCATCGCCCGCCAGGACTCCGACGCCGCCCGGGCGGCCATGCGCTTGCACCTGACCAACAGCCGTGAGCGGCTGCGCCAGGCCCATGAAGAGGCGCAGGCGCAGGGTTAG
- the garD gene encoding galactarate dehydratase, which translates to MQLIEHADSPRYIRLHERDNVVIVVNDQGVPAGTEFPDGLVTVDFVPQSHKVTLQDIPEGGEVIRYGQVIGYALQPIPRGSWVKEDQLRMPTAPPLDSLPLSTDVPTADAPLEGYTFEGYRNADGTVGTRNILGITTTVQCVTGVLDHAVKRIKDELLPKYPNVDDVVALTHSYGCGVAITATDAYIPIRTVRNLARNPNLGGEALVISLGCEKLQAGQVMHENDSSVDLSEPWLYRLQDSSHGFTEMIEQIMELAETRLKKLDQRRRETVPASELILGMQCGGSDAFSGITANPALGYASDLLLRAGATVMFSEVTEVRDAIYLLTSRAQTQEVAQELVREMDWYDRYLAKGEADRSANTTPGNKKGGLSNIVEKSLGSIVKSGSSAINGVLGPGERFKQKGLIFCATPASDFVCGTLQLAAGMNLHVFTTGRGTPYGLAMAPVVKVSTRTELAQRWPDLIDIDAGRIATGRATIEELGWELFHYYLDVASGKKQTWAERHKLYNDITLFNPAPIT; encoded by the coding sequence ATGCAACTGATTGAACATGCCGATTCGCCCCGTTACATCCGCCTGCACGAGCGGGATAACGTGGTGATCGTCGTCAATGACCAGGGCGTACCAGCCGGGACCGAGTTCCCGGATGGCCTGGTCACCGTCGACTTTGTGCCGCAGAGTCATAAAGTCACCTTGCAAGACATTCCCGAGGGTGGCGAGGTGATCCGCTACGGCCAGGTCATTGGCTACGCGCTGCAACCGATCCCCCGTGGCAGCTGGGTCAAGGAAGACCAGTTGCGCATGCCCACCGCGCCGCCGTTGGACAGCTTGCCGCTGTCCACCGATGTGCCGACGGCCGATGCGCCGCTGGAGGGCTACACCTTCGAGGGCTATCGCAACGCTGACGGTACTGTCGGCACGCGCAACATCCTGGGCATCACCACCACGGTGCAGTGCGTCACCGGCGTGCTGGACCATGCGGTCAAGCGCATCAAGGACGAATTGCTGCCCAAATACCCGAACGTCGATGACGTGGTGGCGCTGACCCACAGCTACGGCTGCGGCGTGGCGATCACCGCCACCGACGCCTACATCCCGATCCGCACCGTGCGTAACCTGGCGCGCAACCCGAACCTGGGTGGCGAAGCACTGGTGATCAGCCTGGGCTGCGAGAAATTGCAGGCCGGGCAGGTGATGCATGAGAACGACAGTTCGGTGGACCTCAGCGAGCCGTGGTTGTATCGCTTGCAGGATTCCAGTCACGGCTTCACCGAAATGATCGAACAGATCATGGAGCTGGCCGAGACTCGCTTGAAGAAGCTCGACCAGCGCCGTCGCGAAACCGTGCCAGCCTCGGAGCTGATCCTGGGCATGCAGTGCGGTGGCAGCGATGCGTTTTCCGGCATCACCGCCAACCCGGCGCTGGGCTATGCCTCGGACCTGCTGTTGCGCGCGGGGGCGACGGTGATGTTCTCCGAAGTCACCGAAGTGCGCGATGCGATCTACCTGCTGACCTCCCGGGCACAAACCCAGGAGGTGGCCCAGGAACTGGTGCGGGAAATGGACTGGTACGACCGCTACCTGGCCAAGGGCGAGGCCGATCGCAGCGCCAACACCACGCCGGGCAACAAGAAGGGCGGGCTGTCGAACATCGTCGAGAAATCCCTCGGCTCGATCGTCAAGTCGGGCAGCAGCGCGATCAATGGCGTGCTCGGCCCGGGCGAGCGGTTCAAGCAAAAGGGCCTGATCTTTTGCGCCACACCGGCCAGTGATTTCGTCTGCGGCACGCTGCAACTGGCGGCGGGGATGAACCTGCATGTCTTCACTACCGGTCGCGGCACGCCGTACGGCTTGGCCATGGCCCCAGTGGTGAAGGTCTCGACCCGCACCGAACTGGCCCAGCGCTGGCCGGACCTGATCGACATCGACGCCGGCCGGATTGCCACCGGACGCGCCACCATCGAGGAGCTGGGCTGGGAGCTGTTCCACTACTACCTGGACGTGGCCAGCGGCAAGAAACAGACCTGGGCCGAGCGGCACAAGCTGTACAACGACATCACCTTGTTCAACCCGGCGCCGATTACCTGA
- a CDS encoding aldehyde dehydrogenase family protein translates to MADSKRFDNYINGQWVAGADYCTNINPSDLSDVIGEYAKADAAQVNAAIEAARAAFPAWSTSGIQARHDALDKVGSEILARREELGQLLAREEGKTLPEAIGEVTRAGNIFKFFAGECLRLSGDYVPSVRPGVNVEVTREALGVVGLITPWNFPIAIPAWKIAPALAYGNCVVIKPAELVPGCAWALAEIISRAGFPAGAFNLVMGSGRVVGEVLVNSPKVDGISFTGSVGVGRQIAVNCVSRQAKVQLEMGGKNPQIILDDADLKQAVELAVQSAFYSTGQRCTASSRLIVTAGIHDKFVAAMAERMQSIKVGHALKAGTDIGPVVSEAQLSQDLKYIDIGQSEGARLVSGGGLVTCDTEGYFLAPTLFADSEASMRISREEIFGPVANVVRVADYEAALAMANDTEFGLSAGIATTSLKYANHFKRHSQAGMVMVNLPTAGVDYHVPFGGRKGSSYGSREQGRYAQEFYTVVKTSYIGS, encoded by the coding sequence GTGGCAGATTCAAAGCGTTTCGATAACTACATCAACGGTCAGTGGGTGGCCGGTGCCGACTATTGCACCAACATCAACCCGTCTGACTTGTCCGATGTCATTGGTGAATACGCCAAGGCTGATGCAGCGCAAGTCAATGCCGCCATCGAAGCCGCCCGCGCCGCGTTCCCGGCCTGGTCGACCTCGGGCATCCAGGCCCGTCATGATGCGCTGGACAAAGTCGGCAGCGAGATCCTCGCCCGCCGTGAAGAACTCGGCCAACTGCTGGCCCGGGAAGAGGGCAAGACCCTGCCCGAAGCCATTGGCGAAGTGACCCGCGCCGGTAACATCTTCAAGTTCTTCGCCGGTGAATGCCTGCGCCTTTCGGGCGATTACGTGCCGTCGGTGCGCCCGGGCGTCAACGTCGAAGTGACCCGCGAAGCCCTCGGTGTGGTCGGTCTGATCACCCCGTGGAACTTCCCGATCGCCATCCCCGCGTGGAAAATCGCTCCGGCCCTGGCCTACGGTAACTGCGTGGTGATCAAACCCGCCGAGTTGGTGCCGGGCTGCGCCTGGGCCCTGGCCGAGATCATTTCCCGCGCCGGTTTCCCGGCCGGTGCGTTCAACCTGGTGATGGGCAGCGGCCGCGTGGTCGGCGAAGTGCTGGTCAACAGCCCGAAAGTCGACGGCATCAGCTTTACCGGTTCGGTGGGTGTGGGCCGGCAGATCGCGGTCAACTGCGTGTCGCGCCAGGCCAAGGTGCAGTTGGAGATGGGCGGCAAGAACCCGCAGATCATCCTCGACGACGCCGACCTCAAGCAGGCCGTCGAACTGGCGGTGCAGAGCGCGTTCTACTCCACCGGCCAGCGTTGCACGGCTTCGAGCCGCCTGATCGTCACCGCCGGCATCCACGACAAGTTCGTCGCGGCCATGGCCGAGCGCATGCAGTCGATCAAGGTCGGTCATGCGTTGAAGGCTGGTACTGACATTGGCCCCGTGGTTTCCGAAGCCCAGCTCAGCCAGGACTTGAAGTACATCGACATCGGCCAGAGTGAAGGCGCGCGGCTGGTCAGCGGCGGTGGCCTGGTGACGTGCGACACCGAAGGTTATTTCCTGGCGCCGACCCTGTTCGCCGACAGCGAAGCCTCTATGCGCATCAGCCGCGAAGAGATCTTCGGCCCGGTGGCAAACGTCGTGCGTGTGGCCGACTACGAGGCGGCGCTGGCGATGGCCAACGACACCGAGTTCGGTCTGTCCGCCGGTATCGCCACCACCTCGTTGAAGTATGCCAATCACTTCAAGCGCCATTCCCAGGCGGGCATGGTGATGGTCAACCTGCCGACCGCCGGCGTGGATTACCACGTGCCATTCGGCGGGCGCAAAGGTTCGTCCTATGGTTCGCGTGAGCAAGGTCGCTACGCGCAAGAGTTCTACACCGTGGTGAAGACCTCTTACATCGGATCGTAA
- the kdgD gene encoding 5-dehydro-4-deoxyglucarate dehydratase: protein MNPQELKSILSSGLLSFPVTDFTAQGDFNRDSYIKRLEWLAPYGASALFAAGGTGEFFSLAASEYSQVIKTAVDTCATSVPILAGVGGATRQAIEYAQEAERLGAKGLLLLPHYLTEASQDGVAAHVEAVCKSVKIGVVVYNRNVCRLNATQLEQLAERCPNLIGYKDGLGDIELMVSIRRRLGDRFSYLGGLPTAEVYAAAYKALGVPVYSSAVFNFIPKTAMDFYHAIARDDHETVGKIIDDFFLPYLDIRNRKAGYAVSIVKAGAKIVGYDAGPVRTPLTDLLPEEYEALAALIDKQGKQ, encoded by the coding sequence ATGAATCCACAAGAACTGAAGTCCATCCTCTCGTCTGGCCTGCTGTCGTTCCCGGTCACCGATTTCACTGCCCAAGGCGATTTCAATCGCGACAGCTACATCAAGCGCCTCGAGTGGCTGGCCCCGTATGGCGCCTCTGCACTGTTCGCAGCGGGCGGCACCGGTGAATTCTTCTCCCTGGCCGCCAGCGAGTATTCGCAGGTCATCAAGACCGCTGTCGATACCTGCGCCACCAGCGTGCCAATCCTTGCCGGTGTCGGCGGTGCCACCCGCCAGGCCATCGAATACGCTCAAGAAGCCGAGCGTCTGGGTGCCAAAGGCCTGTTGCTGCTGCCGCACTACCTGACCGAAGCCAGCCAGGACGGCGTTGCCGCCCACGTTGAAGCCGTGTGCAAATCGGTGAAGATCGGCGTGGTGGTGTACAACCGCAACGTCTGCCGCCTGAACGCCACTCAGCTGGAACAACTGGCCGAGCGCTGCCCGAACCTGATCGGCTACAAGGATGGCCTGGGCGATATCGAACTGATGGTGTCGATCCGTCGTCGTCTTGGCGATCGCTTCAGCTACCTGGGCGGCCTGCCGACTGCGGAAGTCTACGCCGCGGCCTACAAGGCCCTGGGCGTGCCGGTGTACTCCTCGGCGGTGTTCAACTTCATCCCGAAAACCGCGATGGACTTCTACCACGCCATTGCCCGCGACGATCACGAAACCGTGGGCAAGATCATCGACGACTTCTTCCTGCCTTACCTGGACATCCGCAACCGCAAGGCCGGTTACGCGGTGAGCATCGTCAAGGCTGGCGCGAAGATCGTTGGCTATGACGCAGGCCCGGTGCGCACGCCGCTGACCGATCTGTTGCCAGAAGAGTACGAAGCCCTGGCCGCGCTGATCGACAAGCAAGGCAAGCAGTAA
- a CDS encoding ABC transporter ATP-binding protein/permease, protein MNQNAEYSAVNDAVRGQFFRRVWQMTTPYWRSEEKGKAWTLLIAVIALSLFSVAISVWINSWYKDFYNALQEKNSAAFWQLILYFCGIAAVAILGAVYRLYLTQMLTIRWRAWLTEQHFARWLNDKNYYRLEQGGYTDNPDQRISEDLNSFTTNTLSLGLGLLRTVVSLVSFSIILWGVSGSIEVFGYTIPGYMFWCALVYAAVGSWLTHLIGRRLIGLNNNQQRFEADLRFSMVRVRENAESIALYNGEPNENRRLSGRFGLVWHNFWDIMRVSKRLTFFTSGYGQIAIIFPFIVAAPRYFAGKIQLGELMQINSAFGNVQENFSWFISAYADLAAWRATCDRLLSFRQAMSDNEDRVPAIDVQNQGDALKVRNLGLDLADGRHLLDNADMSVAPGERVMLSGRSGSGKSTLFRAMGHLWPAGHGTIRLPAARYLFLPQKPYLPIGSLREVLSYPQAGDVYPNERYAQVLETCRLPHLVPRLDESNHWQRMLSPGEQQRLAFARALLYAPQWLYMDEATSAMDEEDEATLYQALIDQLPGLSIVSVGHRSSLKRFHPRHVRIENGQLVERTVTA, encoded by the coding sequence ATGAATCAGAACGCTGAATATTCCGCGGTCAATGACGCGGTGCGCGGGCAGTTTTTCCGTCGTGTCTGGCAAATGACCACGCCATACTGGCGCAGTGAGGAGAAGGGCAAGGCCTGGACGTTGTTGATCGCTGTCATCGCACTGTCGCTGTTCAGCGTGGCGATCTCGGTGTGGATCAACAGTTGGTACAAGGATTTCTACAACGCCCTGCAAGAGAAGAACAGCGCGGCGTTCTGGCAGTTGATCCTGTATTTCTGCGGCATTGCGGCGGTGGCGATCCTGGGCGCGGTGTACCGCTTGTACCTGACGCAGATGCTCACCATTCGCTGGCGGGCCTGGCTGACGGAGCAGCACTTTGCCCGTTGGCTCAATGACAAGAACTATTACCGGCTGGAGCAGGGCGGTTATACCGATAACCCGGACCAGCGGATTTCCGAAGACCTCAACAGCTTCACCACCAATACCCTGAGCCTGGGCTTGGGGCTGCTGCGGACCGTGGTCAGCCTGGTGTCGTTCTCGATCATTTTGTGGGGCGTTTCGGGCAGCATCGAAGTGTTCGGCTACACCATCCCGGGCTACATGTTCTGGTGCGCACTGGTGTACGCGGCGGTGGGCAGTTGGCTGACGCACCTGATCGGCCGTCGCCTGATCGGGCTGAACAACAACCAGCAACGCTTCGAAGCCGACCTGCGTTTCTCCATGGTCCGGGTGCGTGAAAACGCCGAGAGCATTGCGCTGTACAACGGCGAACCGAACGAGAACCGTCGCCTGAGCGGGCGGTTCGGCCTGGTCTGGCATAACTTCTGGGACATCATGCGGGTGTCCAAGCGCTTGACGTTCTTCACCTCCGGTTACGGCCAGATCGCGATCATCTTTCCGTTCATCGTCGCCGCGCCGCGTTACTTCGCCGGCAAGATTCAGCTGGGCGAGCTCATGCAGATCAACTCGGCGTTCGGCAATGTGCAGGAGAATTTCAGCTGGTTCATCAGTGCCTACGCCGACCTCGCCGCGTGGCGCGCCACCTGTGATCGTCTGCTGAGCTTCCGCCAGGCCATGAGCGACAACGAAGACCGCGTGCCGGCCATCGATGTGCAAAACCAGGGCGACGCATTGAAGGTGCGCAACCTGGGGCTGGACCTGGCCGACGGCCGTCATTTGCTTGATAACGCCGACATGAGCGTGGCGCCGGGCGAGCGGGTCATGCTCAGCGGTCGTTCCGGCAGCGGCAAATCCACCCTGTTTCGTGCGATGGGGCATTTGTGGCCAGCGGGGCACGGGACGATCCGGCTTCCGGCGGCGCGTTATCTGTTCCTGCCGCAGAAACCCTATCTGCCGATTGGCAGCCTGCGCGAAGTACTGAGTTATCCACAGGCTGGCGACGTCTACCCCAACGAACGTTATGCACAGGTGCTGGAAACCTGCCGCCTGCCGCACCTGGTCCCGCGGCTGGATGAAAGCAACCACTGGCAGCGCATGCTCTCGCCCGGTGAGCAACAGCGCCTGGCGTTTGCTCGCGCATTGCTTTATGCCCCGCAATGGTTGTACATGGACGAAGCCACGTCGGCGATGGATGAAGAAGACGAGGCGACGCTGTACCAGGCGCTGATCGACCAGTTGCCGGGCCTGAGCATTGTCAGCGTTGGCCATCGAAGCAGTTTGAAACGTTTCCACCCGCGACATGTGCGGATCGAAAATGGCCAACTGGTGGAGCGCACCGTGACCGCCTGA
- a CDS encoding septal ring lytic transglycosylase RlpA family protein, translated as MKRLLGACALLSLLAGCASQSGTVDPHGYDQTGVASYYGAKHHGKRTASGERFNQNGLTAAHRQLPFGTRVKITNLGNNNSVVVRINDRGPYSRGRLIDVSREAAEQLGMLRSGTARVRVQALDD; from the coding sequence ATGAAGCGTCTCCTCGGCGCCTGCGCCCTGCTGTCCCTGCTGGCCGGTTGCGCCAGCCAGAGCGGGACGGTCGATCCACACGGCTACGACCAGACCGGCGTCGCCTCTTATTACGGTGCAAAACACCACGGCAAGCGCACCGCCAGCGGCGAGCGTTTCAACCAGAATGGCCTGACCGCCGCCCATCGCCAGTTGCCGTTCGGCACACGAGTGAAAATCACCAACCTGGGCAACAATAACAGCGTGGTGGTGCGCATCAACGACCGTGGCCCATACTCTCGAGGCCGCCTGATCGACGTATCCCGCGAAGCAGCCGAGCAACTGGGCATGTTGCGCAGCGGCACCGCACGGGTGCGCGTGCAAGCCCTCGACGATTGA
- a CDS encoding AEC family transporter, giving the protein MLAIFLETLNVTAPVFAMLFLGVLLKRIDWINDNFIHIASSLVFNVTMPALLFLGILHADLHAALQPDLLIYFSVATLASFAMAWGWAIWRCPREDRGIYTQGAFRGNNGVIGLALAASMYGDYGISLGAILAALVILFYNTLSTIVLAVYSPVIKSDPWSICKSVISNPLIISVIVATPFAYWQIGLPNWFETSAKYLSQMTLPLALICIGGTLSLAALRKSGKMALSSSLVKMVGLPLLTTLGAWLWGFRGAELGILFLYFGSPTAAASFVMARAADGNHELAAAIIVITTLMAAITTNLGIFVLQWGGWI; this is encoded by the coding sequence ATGCTGGCAATTTTCCTCGAAACCCTGAACGTCACCGCGCCGGTGTTTGCCATGCTGTTTCTGGGGGTGTTGCTCAAGCGCATCGACTGGATCAACGACAACTTCATTCACATCGCCTCGTCCCTGGTGTTCAACGTCACCATGCCGGCGTTGTTGTTCCTCGGCATCCTCCATGCCGACCTGCATGCGGCGTTGCAGCCTGACCTGCTGATCTATTTCTCCGTCGCTACCCTGGCGAGTTTCGCCATGGCCTGGGGCTGGGCGATCTGGCGATGCCCGCGGGAAGATCGCGGCATCTACACCCAAGGTGCGTTTCGCGGCAACAACGGCGTCATCGGCCTGGCGCTGGCGGCGAGCATGTATGGCGACTACGGGATTTCCTTGGGGGCGATTCTCGCGGCGCTGGTGATCCTGTTCTACAACACCTTGTCGACCATCGTGCTGGCGGTCTACAGCCCAGTGATCAAGTCCGACCCGTGGAGCATCTGCAAAAGCGTGATCAGCAACCCGCTGATCATCAGTGTGATTGTCGCCACGCCGTTCGCCTACTGGCAGATCGGCCTGCCGAACTGGTTCGAGACCTCGGCCAAGTACTTGTCGCAAATGACCTTGCCCCTGGCGTTGATCTGCATCGGCGGCACACTGTCGCTGGCGGCCTTGCGCAAGAGCGGCAAGATGGCCTTGAGTTCGAGCCTGGTGAAAATGGTCGGCTTGCCACTGCTGACCACCCTCGGCGCCTGGCTCTGGGGCTTTCGCGGGGCGGAGCTGGGGATCCTGTTCCTGTACTTCGGCAGCCCCACCGCCGCCGCCAGCTTCGTCATGGCCCGGGCAGCCGATGGCAACCATGAACTGGCGGCGGCGATCATCGTCATCACCACCTTGATGGCAGCGATTACCACCAACCTGGGGATTTTTGTGTTGCAGTGGGGTGGGTGGATCTAG
- a CDS encoding calcium/sodium antiporter encodes MIELFGALLLLVGGAELLVRAAVGLAARLQIRPLIIGLSVVAFGSSAPQMAVSLQATLAQNADIAVGSVIGSSIFNILVTLGLSALIIPLRVSRQLVRLDIPLMIGASLLVFVLAWNEELTRLDGVWLLVALAVYLGLLLRQSRHSARPHTVGIDMAQMSWPKSLAMIVTGLTMLVFAGHLLLGAAVEVATDLGLSERIIGLTIVAVSTSLPELATSLIAALRGQRDIAVGNVIGSNLFNLLGVLGVTALAAPSPLSVSPNALDFDLPVMLGVAVLCLPVFYSGYRVTRAEGLLFLGLYLAYGLHVVAFTTGMPLAGQLERLMLFYVLPTLLAFLLFTSLRAWRRQHHKRDLP; translated from the coding sequence CTGATCGAACTGTTCGGCGCCCTGCTGTTGCTGGTCGGCGGTGCCGAGCTACTGGTACGCGCCGCCGTGGGCCTGGCGGCACGCTTGCAAATCCGGCCGCTGATCATCGGCCTGAGCGTCGTAGCCTTCGGCAGCAGTGCGCCGCAAATGGCCGTCAGCCTGCAGGCGACCCTGGCGCAGAACGCCGACATCGCCGTGGGCAGCGTGATCGGTAGCAGCATCTTCAACATCCTCGTCACCCTCGGGCTGTCGGCGCTGATCATTCCGCTGCGCGTTTCGCGCCAACTGGTGCGCCTGGACATCCCGTTGATGATCGGTGCCAGCCTGCTGGTGTTCGTGCTGGCCTGGAACGAAGAACTGACCCGACTGGACGGCGTATGGCTGCTGGTGGCCCTGGCGGTGTACCTGGGCCTGTTGCTGCGCCAGTCCCGGCATTCGGCACGACCGCACACCGTGGGTATCGACATGGCGCAGATGTCCTGGCCCAAAAGCCTGGCGATGATCGTGACGGGCCTGACGATGCTGGTTTTCGCCGGGCACCTGCTGTTGGGTGCGGCGGTGGAAGTGGCGACGGACCTGGGGCTGTCGGAGCGAATCATCGGCCTGACCATCGTCGCCGTCAGTACCTCACTGCCGGAACTCGCCACCTCGCTGATCGCCGCCCTGCGGGGGCAGCGGGACATCGCGGTGGGCAACGTGATCGGCAGCAACCTGTTCAACCTGCTGGGTGTACTGGGGGTGACCGCCCTGGCGGCACCCTCGCCATTGTCGGTCTCGCCCAACGCCCTGGATTTCGACCTGCCGGTAATGCTCGGCGTCGCCGTGCTGTGCCTGCCGGTGTTCTATTCCGGTTACCGTGTCACCCGTGCCGAAGGCCTGCTGTTCCTGGGCTTGTACCTGGCCTATGGGCTGCATGTGGTGGCGTTCACCACCGGCATGCCCCTGGCCGGCCAACTGGAACGGCTGATGCTGTTCTATGTGCTGCCGACCCTGCTCGCGTTTTTGCTGTTCACCTCCCTGCGCGCCTGGCGCCGCCAACACCACAAGAGGGATTTGCCATGA